One stretch of Cervus canadensis isolate Bull #8, Minnesota chromosome 5, ASM1932006v1, whole genome shotgun sequence DNA includes these proteins:
- the PHYHD1 gene encoding phytanoyl-CoA dioxygenase domain-containing protein 1, with amino-acid sequence MACLSPSQLQKFQEDGFLVLEGFLSADECEAMQRRIGEIVAKMDVPLHCRTEFSTQEEEQLHAQGSTDYFLSSGDKIRFFFEKGVFDKQGNFLVPPEKSINKIGHALHAHDPIFRCVTHSPKVQALARSLGLQMPVVVQSMYIFKQPHFGGEVTPHQDASFLYTEPLGRVLGLWIALEDAMLENGCLWFIPGSHRGGVSRRMVRAPAGSAPGTSFLGSEPIRDNSLFVPTPVLRGALVLIHGEVVHKSERNFSDRSRQAYTFHLMEAAGTVWSPDNWLQPTPELPFPPLYI; translated from the exons ATGGCCTGCCTGAGTCCCTCACAGCTCCAGAAG TTTCAGGAGGATGGATTCCTGGTGCTGGAAGGGTTCCTGTCTGCAGATGAGTGTGAGGCCATGCAGCGGAGGATTGGTGAGATTGTGGCCAAGATGGATGTCCCTCTCCACTGTCGCACGGAATTTTCTACCCAGGAGGAGGAGCAGCTGCACGCCCAG GGCAGCACAGACTATTTCTTAAGCAGCGGTGACAAGATTCGATTCTTCTTTGAGAAAGGCGTCTTTGATAAACAAG GAAATTTCCTGGTCCCACCAGAGAAATCTATCAACAAAATTGGCCATG CCCTGCATGCCCATGACCCCATCTTCAGATGCGTCACACACTCCCCCAAGGTGCAG GCTTTGGCCAGAAGTCTGGGCCTCCAGATGCCTGTGGTGGTGCAGAGCATGTatatctttaag CAACCTCACTTCGGAGGTGAAG TCACCCCTCACCAGGACGCCTCCTTCCTGTACACGGAGCCCCTGGGCCGGGTGCTGGGCCTGTGGATCGCCCTGGAAGATGCCATGCTGGAGAACGGCTGCCTCTGGTTCATCCCTGGCTCCCACAGAG GTGGAGTGTCGAGAAGGATGGTCCGGGCCCCTGCTGGCTCGGCGCCTGGCACCAGCTTCCTTGGGTCGGAGCCAATCCGGGATAACAGCCTCTTTGTGCCCACACCAGTGCTGAGAG GGGCCCTCGTCCTGATCCATGGAGAAGTGGTGCACAAGAGCGAGCGGAATTTCTCTGACCGTTCGCGCCAGGCCTACACTTTCCACCTCATGGAGGCCGCTGGCACCGTCTGGAGCCCAGATAACTG GCTCCAGCCGACCCCCGAGCTGCCCTTCCCCCCACTGTACATCTAA
- the DOLK gene encoding dolichol kinase: MTRECAPPTPGSGAPLSGSVLAEAAVVFVVVLSVHAAVWDRYSWCAVALAVQAFYVQYKWDRLLQQGSAVFQFRMSANSGLLPASVVMPLLGLVMKERCQAAGNPYFERFGIVVAATGMAVALFSSVLALGITRPVPTNTCIISGLAGGVIIYIMKHSLSVGEVIEVLEALLIFVYLNMILLYLLPRCFTPGEALLVLGGISFMLNQLIKRSLTVVESQGDPLDFFLLVVVVGMVLMGIFFSTLFVFMDSGTWASSIFFHLMTCVLGLGVVLPWLHRLIRRNPLLWLFQFLFQTETRVYLLAYWCLLATMACLVVLYQNAKRSSSESKKHQAPTITRKYFHFIVVATYIPGIILDRPLLYVAATVCLAVFIFLEYVRYFRIKPLGHTLRSLLSLFLDERDSGPLILTHIYLLLGMSLPIWLVPRPCTQKGSLGGARALVPYAGVLAVGVGDTVASIFGSTMGEIRWPGTKKTFEGTMTSIFAQIISVALILIFDSGVDLNYSYAWILGSISTVSLLEAYTTQIDNLLLPLYLLILLMA; this comes from the coding sequence ATGACCCGAGAGTGCGCTCCCCCGACCCCTGGGTCCGGGGCTCCGCTGAGTGGGTCCGTGCTGGCAGAGGCGGCGGTGGTGTTCGTAGTGGTGCTGAGCGTCCACGCAGCCGTGTGGGATCGATACTCGTGGTGCGCCGTGGCCCTCGCGGTGCAGGCCTTCTACGTTCAGTACAAATGGGACCGGCTCCTACAGCAGGGAAGCGCGGTCTTCCAGTTCCGAATGTCCGCGAACAGTGGCCTACTGCCCGCTTCGGTGGTCATGCCTTTGCTAGGACTGGTTATGAAGGAGCGCTGCCAGGCTGCGGGGAACCCATATTTTGAGCGGTTTGGAATTGTGGTGGCGGCCACGGGCATGGCAGTGGCCCTCTTCTCCTCAGTATTGGCCCTGGGCATCACTCGCCCGGTGCCCACCAACACCTGCATCATCTCGGGCTTGGCTGGAGGCGTCATCATTTACATCATGAAGCACTCGCTGAGTGTTGGCGAGGTGATCGAGGTCCTGGAGGCCCTGCTGATCTTCGTGTACCTCAACATGATCCTGCTGTACCTGCTGCCTCGCTGCTTCACCCCCGGAGAGGCTCTGCTGGTCCTGGGTGGCATCAGCTTCATGCTCAACCAGCTCATCAAGCGCTCTCTCACTGTGGTGGAAAGCCAGGGGGACCCCTTGGACTTCTTCCTGCTCGTGGTGGTGGTAGGCATGGTGCTCATGGGCATCTTCTTCAGCACCCTCTTTGTTTTCATGGACTCGGGCACCTGGGCCTCTTCCATCTTCTTCCATCTCATGACCTGCGTCCTGGGCCTCGGCGTGGTCCTGCCCTGGCTGCACCGCCTCATCCGCAGGAACCCCCTGCTGTGGCTTTTTCAATTCCTCTTCCAGACAGAGACCCGAGTCTACCTCCTAGCTTATTGGTGTCTGCTGGCCACCATGGCCTGCCTGGTGGTTCTGTACCAGAATGCCAAGCGGTCATCTTCCGAGTCCAAGAAGCACCAGGCCCCCACCATCACTCGAAAGTATTTCCACTTCATTGTGGTAGCCACGTACATCCCAGGTATCATCTTGGACCGGCCCCTGCTCTACGTGGCTGCTACTGTGTGTCTGGCTGTCTTCATCTTCCTGGAGTATGTGCGCTACTTCCGCATCAAGCCCCTGGGCCATACCCTGCGAAGCCTTCTGTCCCTCTTCCTGGATGAACGAGACAGTGGGCCACTCATCCTGACCCACATCTACCTGCTTCTAGGCATGTCTCTTCCCATCTGGTTAGTCCCCAGGCCCTGCACACAGAAGGGTAGCTTAGGAGGAGCCAGGGCCCTGGTGCCCTATGCAGGCGTCCTGGCCGTTGGTGTGGGTGACACTGTGGCCTCCATATTTGGCAGCACCATGGGGGAGATTCGCTGGCCTGGAACCAAAAAGACTTTTGAGGGAACCATGACATCTATATTTGCCCAGATTATTTCTGTAGCTCTGATCTTAATCTTTGACAGTGGAGTGGACCTGAACTACAGTTATGCTTGGATTTTGGGATCTATCAGCACCGTATCCCTCCTGGAAGCCTACACTACGCAGATAGACAATCTCCTTTTGCCTCTGTACCTCCTGATATTGCTGATGGCCTAG